Proteins found in one Ferrovibrio sp. MS7 genomic segment:
- the kefC gene encoding glutathione-regulated potassium-efflux system protein KefC, with translation MDEHSLLFSALVYLAASVIAVPLAKRLGMGSVIGYLVAGVVIGPWGLKLITDVVEILHFSEFGVVLLLFLIGLELEPRRLWQMRGPIFGLGTAQLAGCALALGLLGLAFHWPWQTLVVAGLGLGLSSTAIGLQPLTERNLLGTPGGRATFSILLFQDIAVIPALAVLPLLAIAPVAANTTGPQGLQAAGLAIAVIIAVILGGRYLTRPLFRIIASTGLREIFTAAALLIVIGISALMQFAGLSMALGAFIGGVLLAESEYRHELESDIEPFKGLLMGLFFTSVGMTVDFGLLLSHPWEVLAVVAGLLLAKSAVIFVLALLAKIPRGQISLFTFLLAPGGEFAFVLFGAAGTLGVMNADIAALLTVSVALSMLFGPLLLVLHDKVIEPRLVVVSNRPEDVVEDEGNPVIVAGFGRVGQIAARLLFANHINATVLDHDPETIDALRLFGFKVFYGDATRLDLLEAAGAAKARVLIVAIDGQEDSLKLVDLAQRHFPNLTIIARARDVVHAVELMNRKVAVIERETFHSALRLGEETLKALGHGAYSARKRALMFKAHNEALLANMHAHWDEGLEKRITLQQQARARLRQNLEADEVAVRENRELGWD, from the coding sequence ATGGACGAGCATAGCCTGCTATTCTCCGCCCTGGTCTACCTCGCCGCTTCGGTGATTGCCGTGCCGCTGGCCAAGCGCCTCGGCATGGGCTCGGTGATCGGTTATCTCGTCGCCGGCGTGGTGATCGGCCCCTGGGGCCTCAAGCTGATCACCGATGTGGTCGAGATTCTGCATTTCTCCGAATTCGGCGTGGTGCTGCTGCTGTTCCTGATCGGCCTGGAATTGGAGCCGCGCCGACTGTGGCAGATGCGTGGGCCGATCTTCGGCCTTGGCACGGCGCAGCTTGCCGGCTGCGCCCTGGCGCTGGGATTGCTCGGCCTGGCCTTCCATTGGCCGTGGCAGACTCTGGTGGTTGCCGGCCTTGGCCTCGGCCTGTCCTCCACGGCAATAGGCCTGCAGCCATTGACCGAGCGCAACCTGCTCGGCACACCGGGCGGGCGCGCAACTTTCTCGATCCTGCTGTTCCAGGATATCGCGGTGATCCCGGCGCTGGCGGTGCTGCCGCTGCTGGCCATCGCTCCCGTGGCGGCTAATACCACTGGCCCCCAGGGCTTGCAGGCGGCGGGCCTGGCTATCGCAGTGATCATCGCCGTGATCCTTGGCGGCCGCTATCTGACGCGGCCCTTGTTCCGCATCATCGCCAGCACCGGCCTGCGCGAGATATTTACCGCTGCTGCGCTGCTGATCGTGATCGGCATCTCGGCCTTGATGCAGTTCGCCGGGCTTTCCATGGCGCTCGGCGCCTTCATCGGCGGTGTGCTGCTGGCGGAAAGCGAATACCGCCATGAACTGGAAAGCGATATCGAGCCGTTCAAGGGCCTGCTGATGGGCCTGTTCTTCACCTCGGTGGGCATGACCGTGGATTTCGGCCTGCTGCTGTCGCACCCTTGGGAAGTGCTGGCGGTGGTGGCCGGCCTGCTGCTGGCGAAATCCGCCGTCATCTTTGTGCTGGCCTTGCTGGCGAAAATCCCGCGCGGGCAGATCAGCCTGTTCACCTTCCTGCTGGCGCCGGGCGGCGAATTCGCCTTCGTGCTGTTCGGCGCGGCCGGTACTCTCGGTGTCATGAACGCCGATATCGCCGCCTTGCTCACCGTATCGGTGGCGCTGTCGATGCTGTTCGGCCCGCTGCTGCTGGTGCTGCATGACAAGGTGATCGAACCCCGGCTGGTGGTGGTGTCGAACCGGCCCGAGGATGTGGTGGAGGACGAAGGCAACCCGGTGATCGTCGCCGGCTTCGGCCGCGTCGGCCAGATTGCCGCGCGCCTGCTGTTCGCCAACCATATCAATGCCACGGTGCTGGACCACGATCCGGAAACCATCGACGCCCTGCGGCTGTTCGGCTTCAAGGTGTTTTATGGTGATGCGACGCGGCTCGATCTGCTGGAAGCCGCCGGTGCGGCCAAGGCCCGCGTGCTGATTGTTGCCATTGACGGTCAGGAAGACTCGTTGAAGCTTGTCGATCTGGCACAGCGGCATTTCCCGAACCTCACCATCATCGCCCGCGCCCGCGATGTCGTGCATGCAGTGGAGTTGATGAACCGCAAGGTGGCGGTGATCGAACGCGAGACTTTCCATTCGGCGCTGCGGCTCGGTGAGGAAACCCTGAAAGCTTTGGGCCATGGCGCTTATTCCGCCCGCAAGCGCGCTCTGATGTTCAAGGCGCATAACGAAGCCTTGCTGGCCAATATGCATGCCCATTGGGATGAAGGCCTGGAGAAGCGCATCACCTTGCAGCAGCAGGCCCGCGCCCGCCTGCGGCAGAATCTGGAAGCCGACGAGGTGGCTGTGCGCGAGAACCGCGAGCTGGGCTGGGATTAG
- the kefF gene encoding glutathione-regulated potassium-efflux system oxidoreductase KefF, translating into MGSTAAIAEKPRILVLFAHPYHRASRVNRAMAAAARQLPQVTLHDLYETYPDFHIDVKREQALLEAHDVIVMQHPFYWYSCPALLKEWMDSVLEYGWAYGNGGNALHGKDLVQAISTGGPDFAYRSDGYNRVTMHELLLPFERSAVLCGMNYREPFLLQGVRSKSDQEVAEHAAAYARWLDTFPHPRDCVGCDQPDVPETDR; encoded by the coding sequence TTGGGCAGCACAGCAGCGATAGCGGAGAAGCCCCGTATCCTGGTGCTGTTCGCGCACCCCTATCACCGTGCCTCGCGCGTCAACCGCGCCATGGCTGCGGCGGCCCGGCAATTGCCGCAGGTGACACTGCATGACCTCTACGAGACCTATCCAGATTTCCATATCGACGTGAAGCGCGAGCAGGCTTTGCTCGAGGCGCATGACGTGATCGTCATGCAGCATCCATTCTACTGGTATAGCTGTCCGGCACTCCTCAAGGAATGGATGGACTCCGTGCTCGAATATGGCTGGGCCTATGGCAATGGCGGTAACGCCCTGCACGGCAAGGACCTGGTGCAGGCGATTTCCACCGGCGGCCCGGATTTCGCCTATCGCAGCGACGGCTATAACCGCGTCACCATGCATGAGCTGCTGCTGCCCTTCGAGCGCAGCGCCGTGCTTTGCGGCATGAATTACCGCGAACCCTTCCTGCTGCAGGGCGTGCGCTCCAAGAGCGATCAGGAAGTCGCCGAGCATGCCGCGGCCTACGCACGCTGGCTCGACACTTTTCCGCACCCGCGCGATTGTGTCGGCTGTGACCAGCCGGACGTGCCTGAAACGGACCGCTGA
- a CDS encoding SDR family oxidoreductase, producing MGELQGKVALITGASSGLGERFAEILSAEGAAVALAARRTDRLAALAERVTKAGGTAVTVKMDVTDIPGIQAAVAEVEQKLGKIDILLNNSGVSAQGKLLDVTPEDYDFTMNTNTKGAFFVAQAVARGMVARKIEGRIINIASLAGLRVLSQLSVYCMSKAAVVHMTRAMAMEWARYGINTNAICPGYIETEINRDHWQTEGGKKLMQMLPRRRVGDVSDLDGLIKMLASPASRFINGAIITADDGMSAF from the coding sequence ATGGGTGAGTTGCAGGGTAAGGTGGCGCTGATCACCGGTGCGTCAAGCGGGCTTGGCGAGCGATTCGCGGAAATTCTGAGCGCCGAGGGCGCCGCCGTGGCGCTGGCCGCCCGGCGCACGGACCGCCTGGCCGCCCTCGCCGAGCGGGTGACCAAGGCCGGCGGTACCGCCGTGACCGTGAAGATGGACGTGACCGATATCCCGGGCATCCAGGCCGCTGTCGCGGAGGTAGAGCAGAAGCTCGGCAAGATCGACATCCTGCTGAACAATTCCGGCGTTTCGGCCCAGGGCAAACTGCTCGATGTGACACCGGAGGATTATGACTTCACCATGAATACCAACACCAAGGGCGCCTTCTTCGTCGCTCAGGCGGTGGCGCGCGGCATGGTTGCGCGCAAGATCGAGGGCCGCATCATCAATATCGCGTCCCTGGCCGGCCTGCGCGTGCTGAGTCAGCTCAGCGTCTACTGCATGTCGAAAGCGGCGGTGGTGCACATGACCCGCGCCATGGCGATGGAATGGGCGCGCTATGGCATCAACACCAATGCCATCTGCCCCGGCTATATCGAAACCGAGATCAACCGCGACCATTGGCAGACCGAGGGCGGCAAGAAGCTGATGCAGATGCTGCCGCGCCGCCGCGTCGGCGATGTCAGCGACCTGGATGGCCTGATCAAGATGCTGGCCTCGCCGGCCTCGCGCTTCATCAATGGCGCCATCATCACCGCCGACGACGGCATGTCGGCTTTCTGA
- a CDS encoding DsbA family oxidoreductase, with product MRIEIVSDVICPWCFIGKRRLEKAMALRPDIEFEIGWRPFQLNPDMPREGADRKSYLEAKFGGPARAKEIYARVAGEGAKEGIAFDFDGIKRTPNTLAAHSLLRWALEDGVQYDVKEKLFQAYFLQGRDIGDAAVLAEIAAEAGMDHAAVLGKLEQGIDAEVIEAEDRMARELGITGVPFFIIERRYGLSGAQPPEVLLDVIDKALAVANDAT from the coding sequence ATGCGCATCGAAATCGTCTCCGACGTCATCTGCCCCTGGTGTTTCATCGGCAAGCGCCGCCTGGAAAAGGCTATGGCGCTGCGCCCGGATATTGAGTTCGAGATCGGCTGGCGGCCGTTCCAGCTCAATCCGGACATGCCGCGCGAAGGCGCCGACCGCAAATCCTACCTGGAAGCCAAATTCGGCGGCCCGGCGCGGGCCAAGGAAATCTATGCCCGCGTTGCCGGCGAAGGTGCCAAGGAAGGCATCGCCTTCGATTTCGACGGTATCAAGCGCACGCCCAACACACTGGCCGCCCATAGCCTGCTGCGCTGGGCGCTGGAAGACGGCGTGCAGTACGACGTGAAGGAAAAGCTGTTCCAGGCTTATTTTCTGCAAGGCCGCGATATCGGCGATGCCGCCGTGCTGGCGGAAATCGCCGCCGAGGCCGGCATGGACCATGCCGCCGTGCTAGGCAAGCTGGAACAGGGCATCGATGCCGAGGTGATCGAGGCCGAGGACCGCATGGCGCGCGAACTCGGCATCACCGGAGTCCCCTTCTTCATCATCGAGCGCCGCTACGGCCTTTCCGGCGCGCAGCCGCCGGAAGTGCTGCTGGACGTGATCGACAAGGCCCTCGCCGTAGCGAATGACGCAACCTGA
- a CDS encoding PAS domain-containing protein: protein MTQPEPDTTPQLITPICDSGVIDHERLRQLWQLWKDACDGDRLPGRELVDPLKLRFLIGMVTIFDILPGPPYFSYRLLGQEIVDRIGFELTGKPLDAHPDPMRRAVIFQALSRVRDERKPMRLYYPIAFRDIRLAHEAILMPIVDGEGKVIQALCGQIIPENAPRWRANS, encoded by the coding sequence ATGACGCAACCTGAACCGGACACAACGCCGCAACTGATCACGCCGATCTGCGACAGTGGCGTGATCGACCACGAGCGTCTGCGCCAGTTGTGGCAACTTTGGAAAGACGCCTGTGACGGCGACCGCCTGCCCGGCCGCGAGTTGGTCGATCCGCTGAAGCTGCGCTTCCTGATCGGCATGGTGACGATCTTCGACATCCTGCCCGGACCGCCGTATTTCTCCTACCGCCTGCTGGGCCAGGAAATTGTCGACCGCATCGGCTTCGAGCTGACCGGCAAGCCGCTGGACGCGCATCCCGATCCGATGCGCCGGGCCGTTATCTTCCAGGCGCTGAGCCGCGTGCGCGACGAACGCAAGCCGATGCGGCTGTATTACCCAATCGCCTTCCGCGATATCCGGCTGGCGCATGAGGCGATCCTGATGCCGATTGTCGATGGCGAGGGCAAGGTGATCCAGGCTTTATGCGGCCAGATCATCCCGGAAAATGCGCCGCGCTGGCGCGCCAATAGCTGA